In one Lysobacter alkalisoli genomic region, the following are encoded:
- a CDS encoding sodium:solute symporter family protein, which translates to MGLQWEGKSFIDNLPKIYGVYTGGFLVFFALMAIGEKMGMSAAAIGISFVAFTVVIYAFIGILSRTMAVDAYYVAGRSVPPVFNGMATAADWMSGASFVAMAGGIFMSGYPYLAFVVGWTGGYILVATLMAPYLRKFGCYTVPDFIGTRYGGKLTRFCAIVVLIVASFTYVTAQITASGTIAARAFLIPFEWGVYIGLAGILVCSMLGGMRAVTWTQVAQYIVLIIAYLVPIVWMSGAQGFGWFPQFQYGPAVERIIELEPMLGVGTAAAEQVPGLGVLTTLHAEPQAGALAAWQFVTLAFCMMVGTASLPHILMRYFTTPSVKAARNSVAWSLFFIFLLYFSAPALATLSKLSLMDPNLASSIFGKSIAEVEALSWVRNWGEVGLLAIRDSNGDGILQVNEFFLNPDIIVLATPEFAGLPYVISGLVAAGGLAAAMSTADGLLLAMANTLSHDLYYKILDPKAETRKRLLTARVLLIVIGLAGALVASMKLTGILGAVAWAFCFAMSGLFAPLVLGVWWKRANRQGAIAGMVFGLAAGWGYLLAVRGGMEPWLGLDHLRFGVVGVVVSFVAMIVVTLMFPAPDEETQRMVDEVRVPRGETIIGRS; encoded by the coding sequence ATGGGACTGCAATGGGAAGGTAAATCCTTCATCGACAACCTGCCGAAGATCTACGGGGTCTACACCGGCGGCTTCCTGGTCTTCTTCGCGCTGATGGCGATCGGCGAGAAGATGGGCATGAGCGCCGCCGCGATCGGCATCTCGTTCGTGGCCTTCACGGTCGTGATCTACGCTTTCATCGGTATCCTCTCGCGCACGATGGCGGTCGATGCCTACTACGTGGCGGGCCGCAGCGTGCCCCCGGTGTTCAACGGCATGGCCACGGCAGCCGACTGGATGTCGGGTGCCTCGTTCGTGGCGATGGCCGGCGGCATCTTCATGTCCGGCTACCCGTACCTCGCGTTCGTGGTCGGCTGGACCGGCGGCTACATCCTGGTGGCGACGCTGATGGCGCCGTACCTGCGCAAGTTCGGCTGTTACACGGTGCCGGACTTCATCGGTACCCGTTACGGCGGCAAGCTGACCCGCTTCTGCGCCATCGTGGTGCTGATCGTCGCATCGTTCACCTATGTGACCGCGCAGATCACCGCCAGCGGCACGATCGCCGCGCGCGCGTTCCTGATCCCGTTCGAGTGGGGCGTCTATATCGGCCTGGCCGGCATCCTGGTCTGTTCGATGCTCGGTGGCATGCGCGCGGTGACCTGGACCCAGGTGGCGCAGTACATCGTGCTGATCATCGCCTACCTCGTCCCGATCGTATGGATGTCGGGTGCACAGGGCTTCGGCTGGTTCCCGCAGTTCCAGTACGGTCCGGCGGTCGAGCGCATCATCGAGCTGGAGCCGATGCTGGGTGTTGGCACAGCGGCAGCCGAGCAGGTTCCCGGCCTGGGCGTGCTGACCACCCTGCACGCGGAACCCCAGGCGGGTGCGCTGGCGGCCTGGCAGTTCGTCACGTTGGCGTTCTGCATGATGGTCGGTACCGCCTCGCTGCCGCACATCCTGATGCGCTACTTCACCACCCCATCGGTGAAGGCCGCCCGCAACTCGGTGGCATGGTCGCTGTTCTTCATCTTCCTGCTGTACTTCTCGGCACCGGCCCTGGCCACCCTCAGCAAGCTGTCGCTGATGGACCCGAATCTGGCCAGCTCGATCTTCGGCAAGAGCATTGCCGAGGTCGAAGCACTGAGCTGGGTGCGGAACTGGGGCGAGGTCGGCCTGCTGGCGATCCGCGACTCCAACGGCGACGGGATCCTGCAGGTCAACGAGTTCTTCCTCAACCCGGACATCATCGTGCTGGCCACGCCGGAATTCGCCGGCCTGCCGTACGTGATCTCCGGACTGGTCGCCGCAGGCGGCCTGGCCGCGGCGATGTCCACCGCCGACGGCCTGCTGCTGGCGATGGCCAACACCCTGTCGCATGACCTGTACTACAAGATCCTCGACCCGAAGGCCGAGACCCGCAAGCGCCTGCTGACCGCACGCGTCCTGCTGATCGTCATCGGTCTGGCCGGTGCGCTGGTGGCCAGCATGAAGCTGACCGGCATCCTCGGTGCGGTGGCCTGGGCGTTCTGCTTCGCGATGTCGGGTCTGTTCGCGCCACTGGTGCTGGGCGTGTGGTGGAAGCGCGCCAATCGCCAGGGCGCGATCGCCGGCATGGTGTTCGGCCTGGCCGCGGGCTGGGGCTACCTGCTCGCGGTGCGTGGAGGAATGGAGCCCTGGCTCGGCCTCGACCATCTGCGCTTCGGCGTGGTCGGCGTGGTCGTCAGCTTCGTCGCGATGATCGTGGTGACGCTGATGTTCCCGGCGCCGGATGAGGAAACCCAGCGCATGGTCGACGAGGTCCGCGTGCCGCGCGGCGAGACCATCATCGGTAGATCCTGA
- a CDS encoding DUF4212 domain-containing protein, with amino-acid sequence MSVSSEHWRHTRNLMLGHLTVWFVFSFLIHWFASSLYNVNFLGWPLNYYMAAQGSLIVFVIQLFLFSRQQHAVDTKYGVHEDEQ; translated from the coding sequence ATGAGTGTCTCATCGGAACACTGGCGCCATACGCGCAACCTGATGCTCGGGCACCTGACGGTCTGGTTCGTATTCTCGTTCCTGATCCACTGGTTCGCATCGTCGCTTTACAACGTCAACTTCCTCGGCTGGCCGCTCAACTACTACATGGCGGCCCAGGGCTCGCTGATCGTGTTCGTGATCCAGCTGTTCCTGTTCAGCAGGCAGCAGCACGCGGTCGACACGAAGTACGGCGTCCACGAAGACGAGCAATAA
- a CDS encoding DcaP family trimeric outer membrane transporter, with product MSTHNALKRPLAVALAAALVLPGLAGAQTAKEAELEARVAELEKMVQQLLQHQQEAPAVAPAPAADPGKTIQSTTILPGANPGSRFSYGGFIKFDAMVTDTSDGKIADGSAGRLFYVPSTIPVVANGTEPDTDPYTDFHAAFSRFWFAVDHTTDNDDKFRGYIEADLFGGGSANLGNEVSTNTHGITIRHAFVTWNNWLAGQTWTNFQDLGSLPETVDFLGVSDGTIFVRQAQLRYTNGPWSFSIENPHTLATNFGGTGRFSSGDNVLPDITARWNTKGDWGHFSVAGLLRQFKAGDETATGASVSVAGKFNLGANDDIRYMANYGQGLGRYFAFGQGTDVVLDAGSDLEPINAYGGFIGWRHAFNPQLRSNIIFSAAYYDNDPSLTGWGVTERSHSIRANLIYSPFPKLDIGAEVTYGERALEDDREGDLKRFHTTVKYSF from the coding sequence ATGTCCACACATAATGCGCTCAAGCGGCCCCTCGCGGTCGCATTGGCGGCCGCGCTGGTCCTGCCTGGCCTGGCCGGCGCCCAGACCGCCAAGGAGGCCGAGCTCGAAGCTCGCGTCGCCGAACTCGAAAAGATGGTGCAACAGCTGTTGCAGCACCAGCAGGAGGCGCCGGCCGTGGCGCCTGCGCCGGCAGCGGATCCGGGCAAGACGATCCAGTCCACCACGATCCTGCCCGGGGCCAATCCGGGCAGCCGGTTCTCGTACGGCGGTTTCATCAAGTTCGATGCCATGGTCACCGACACCAGCGACGGCAAGATCGCCGACGGCTCGGCAGGCCGCCTGTTCTACGTGCCGAGCACCATTCCGGTGGTCGCGAACGGTACCGAGCCGGACACCGATCCGTATACCGACTTCCACGCCGCGTTCTCGCGCTTCTGGTTCGCGGTCGACCACACCACCGACAACGACGACAAGTTCAGGGGCTATATCGAGGCCGACCTGTTCGGCGGCGGCAGCGCCAATCTCGGCAACGAGGTCTCCACCAACACCCACGGCATCACCATCCGCCACGCCTTCGTGACCTGGAACAACTGGCTGGCCGGCCAGACCTGGACCAACTTCCAGGACCTGGGCTCGCTGCCGGAAACGGTGGACTTCCTCGGCGTGTCCGACGGCACCATCTTCGTGCGCCAGGCCCAGTTGCGCTACACCAACGGCCCGTGGTCGTTCTCGATCGAGAACCCGCACACGCTGGCGACCAACTTCGGGGGCACCGGCCGCTTCAGCTCCGGCGACAACGTGCTGCCTGACATCACCGCGCGCTGGAACACCAAGGGCGACTGGGGCCACTTCAGCGTGGCCGGCCTGCTGCGCCAGTTCAAGGCCGGCGATGAAACCGCGACCGGCGCGTCGGTCAGCGTGGCCGGCAAGTTCAATCTGGGCGCCAACGACGACATCCGCTACATGGCCAACTACGGTCAGGGCCTCGGCCGCTACTTCGCCTTCGGCCAGGGCACCGACGTGGTACTCGATGCCGGCAGCGACCTCGAACCGATCAACGCCTATGGCGGCTTCATCGGCTGGCGGCATGCGTTCAATCCCCAGCTGCGCAGCAACATCATCTTCTCGGCGGCGTATTACGACAACGATCCCAGCCTGACCGGCTGGGGCGTCACCGAGCGCTCGCATTCGATCCGCGCCAACCTGATCTACTCGCCGTTCCCCAAGCTCGACATCGGCGCGGAAGTGACCTACGGCGAGCGCGCGCTCGAGGACGACCGCGAAGGCGATCTGAAGCGCTTCCACACCACGGTCAAGTACAGCTTCTGA